In Carassius carassius chromosome 46, fCarCar2.1, whole genome shotgun sequence, the following proteins share a genomic window:
- the rarga gene encoding retinoic acid receptor gamma-A isoform X2, translating into MFDCMEALGMGPRQLYDVTNRGACMLRKASPFYAGLDPFAWTGTASVRSVETQSTSSEEMVPSSPSPPPPPRVYKPCFVCQDKSSGYHYGVSSCEGCKGFFRRSIQKNMVYTCHRDKNCQINKVTRNRCQYCRLQKCFEVGMSKEAVRNDRNKKKKDVKDEVVLPESYELSGELEELVNKVSKAHQETFPSLCQLGKYTTNSSSDHRVQLDLGLWDKFSELSTKCIIKIVEFAKRLPGFTTLTIADQITLLKSACLDILMLRICTRYTPEQDTMTFSDGLTLNRTQMHNAGFGPLTDLVFAFAGQLLPLEMDDTETGLLSAICLICGDRMDLEEPERVDRLQEPLLEALKIYARRRRPNKPHMFPRMLMKITDLRGISTKGAERAITLKMEIPGPMPPLIREMLENPEAFEDQSESTEKKPELEQPAPPPTLLTMKKEQEDEDDSWATENGSEPSPEEEYDDDDDGEEERGTDSDSEAWAGQEPNVDVSRKSHGGRAQ; encoded by the exons ATGTTCGACTGTATGGAGGCTCTGGGCATGGGTCCCCGCCAACTCTACGATGTCACCAACCGGGGTGCATGCATGCTTCGGAAGGCGAGCCCCTTCTATGCAGGACTGGACCCTTTTGCTTGGACGGGGACAGCCAGCGTACGCT CGGTCGAGACCCAAAGCACCAGTTCAGAGGAGATGGTGCCCAGCTCCCCTTCTCCCCCACCTCCACCGCGTGTTTACAAGCCCTGCTTCGTCTGCCAGGACAAGTCTTCCGGGTACCACTATGGTGTCAGTTCTTGCGAGGGCTGCAAG GGTTTCTTCCGTCGCAGTATTCAGAAGAACATGGTGTACACCTGCCACCGTGACAAGAACTGCCAGATCAACAAGGTCACACGCAACCGTTGCCAGTACTGCCGGCTGCAGAAGTGCTTTGAGGTTGGCATGTCCAAGGAAG CTGTGCGCAACGATCGGAATAAGAAGAAGAAGGACGTGAAGGATGAGGTTGTTCTGCCAGAGAGCTACGAGCTGAGTGGGGAACTGGAGGAGCTGGTCAACAAAGTGAGCAAAGCACATCAAGAGACCTTCCCTTCACTCTGCCAGCTGGGAAAATACACCACA AACTCAAGCTCAGACCACCGGGTTCAGCTGGATCTGGGCCTATGGGACAAATTCAGCGAGCTTTCCACCAAGTGCATCATTAAAATTGTGGAATTTGCCAAACGCCTTCCGGGCTTCACCACTCTCACCATCGCAGATCAGATCACCCTCCTTAAATCAGCCTGCTTGGACATTTTA ATGCTGCGAATCTGCACACGATACACACCGGAACAGGACACAATGACCTTTTCAGATGGATTGACCCTCAACCGGACTCAGATGCATAATGCTGGCTTCGGCCCGCTCACTGACCTGGTGTTTGCCTTTGCTGGTCAGCTTCTGCCCCTTGAGATGGATGATACAGAGACTGGCCTCCTCAGCGCCATCTGCCTCATTTGTGGAG ACCGAATGGATCTTGAGGAGCCTGAGCGTGTAGATCGTCTGCAGGAGCCCCTGCTGGAAGCTCTGAAGATCTATGCTCGACGCCGCCGACCCAACAAACCTCATATGTTCCCTCGCATGTTGATGAAAATCACTGACCTGCGTGGCATCAGCACCAAGG GAGCAGAAAGGGCCATAACTCTCAAGATGGAGATCCCAGGCCCCATGCCTCCTCTCATCCGAGAGATGCTGGAAAACCCAGAGGCCTTCGAGGATCAGTCCGAGTCCACAGAGAAAAAGCCAGAGCTGGAACAGCCCGCTCCTCCACCCACCCTCCTTACAATGAAGAAAGAGCAGGAGGACGAGGACGACAGCTGGGCCACAGAGAATGGCAGTGAGCCTTCACCGGAGGAGGAGTACGACGATGACGATGACGGTGAAGAGGAGAGGGGTACAGACAGCGACAGCGAGGCCTGGGCCGGCCAGGAACCCAATGTGGACGTGTCCAGAAAGAGCCATGGAGGAAGAGCTCAGTGA